In Seriola aureovittata isolate HTS-2021-v1 ecotype China chromosome 17, ASM2101889v1, whole genome shotgun sequence, a genomic segment contains:
- the st6galnac2 gene encoding alpha-N-acetylgalactosaminide alpha-2,6-sialyltransferase 2 isoform X2 translates to MRTCSMRCVLFLLGTFSFIMCIILYGQSSDVTPGSEQTAGGSVHTPAEDEGDRSFVPAASQEEEEETVEAPCSLRRAVRRDPLLRTRFRFSGSVLQWAGSFSKPAWEELKKQAPPYGWKGLPVDAVGSALSLLNTSRLFERGSPGRCVRCAVVGNGGILRGSGQGRSIDGHDLVFRMNGAVIRGFEDDVGTKISFYGFTTNTMKNGLNLYRADGFTRIPQSADIKYVFIPSDLRDYVMMAAAVRGRTVGSGRDKGDRPWKYFGHKPAESFKFLHPGFISYVTHSSPPAPRLLRSLSLFSICPAPFPITTQLNHMTLQTANHL, encoded by the exons ATGAGAACGTGCTCCATGAGATGTGTTTTGTTCCTTTTGGGaactttcagtttcatcatgTGCATCATCTTATACGGACAATCCAGCGACGTGACACCGGGCAG TGAGCAGACAGCAGGGGGCAGCGTCCACACTCCAGCTGAGGATGAGGGGGACCGGAGCTTCGTCCCAGCGGCttcacaggaagaagaagaagaaacg GTAGAAGCTCCATGTTCTCTGAGGAGAGCAGTGAGGCGCGACCCCCTCCTCAGGACCAGGTTCAGGTTCTCGGGGTCGGTCCTTCAGTGGGCCGGAAGTTTCTCCAAACCCGCCtgggaggagctgaagaagcaGGCGCCGCCGTACGGCTGGAAGGGACTTCCTGTCGACG CCGTCGGCTCCGCCCTCTCCCTCCTCAACACCTCTCGGCTCTTCGAGCGCGGCTCACCTGGCAGGTGTGTTCGCTGCGCTGTGGTCGGGAACGGAGGCATCCTCCGAGGGTCGGGACAGGGGAGGAGCATCGACGGCCACGACCTCGTCTTCAG GATGAACGGAGCGGTGATCAGAGGATTTGAAGACGACGTGGGGACGAAGATTTCCTTCTACGGCTTCACCACAAACACCATGAAGAACGGCCTGAACCTGTACCGAGCTGACGGCTTCACCAGGATCCCTCAGAGCGcc gaCATAAAGTACGTCTTCATCCCGTCAGACCTCAGAGACTACGTGATGATGGCAGCGGCTGTTCGGGGTCGGACCGTCGGCTCAGGGAGAGACAAGGGGGACAG GCCCTGGAAGTATTTCGGTCACAAACCAGCTGAGAGCTTCAAGTTTCTCCACCCGGGTTTTATTTCCTACGTGACTCACAG ctctcctcctgctcctcgtcTTTtgcgctctctctcccttttttctatTTGTCCCGCCCCTTTTCCAATTACAACACAGCTAAATCACATGACTttacaaacagccaatcacctttaa
- the si:ch73-366l1.5 gene encoding FILIA-N KH-like domain-containing protein isoform X1, with product MDLDPTVVIPAILFTVVAIYFASSLLSKKPDASSSSSSAGNKKPKVGYGDDIPPSRALGEQLRPEPEVSPRPEAPAPAVEDIGAAEKIQDVPVAQVKAVPEPVSAPEPVQEPVKEPETVPEAAKVPEPVTVSETVPEPVSEPEPAPEPVKVPETVPEPVKAQQVAAVPELIPEPETAQEPVSVPEPVPEPAASPEPVSAPEPVSAPEPEPVPEPAAAPEPVPVPEPAAAPEPVSAPEPVPEPAAAPEPVAVPDPDPVVQSEAVPEAVPEPVAEPEKVVEESLPELVPGSTEDLPGPEPAVEASQEPEPEPEPETVLNNDVAAAEDKVKFTPGKKQSKFETLMTKEEIEEEQRVQQEQLAAIFLLLRENQEALGEVTEGDMEEQLKLYSL from the exons ATGGATCTGGACCCGACCGTCGTCATTCCCGCCATCCTTTTCACCGTCGTTGCCATTTATTTCGCTTCGTCGCTCCTCAGCAAGAAGCCcgacgcctcctcctcctcctcctcagccggGAACAAGAAGCCTAAAGTCGGCTACGGAGACGACATCCCTCCGTCCAGAGCTCTGGGAGAGCAGCTCCGACCCGAGCCTGAAGTCTCCCCGCGGCCAGAAGCTCCGGCTCCGGCTGTGGAGGACATCGGAGCCGCTGAGAAGATCCAGGACGTCCCGGTCGCACAAGTGAAG GCTGTCCCAGAACCAGTATCAGCACCAGAACCTGTCCAGGAACCAGTAAAAGAACCAGAAACTGTTCCAGAAGCAGCAAAAGTACCAGAACCTGTCACAGTATCAGAGACTGTTCCAGAACCAGTATCAGAGCCAGAACCTGCCCCAGAACCAGTAAAAGTACCAGAGACTGTTCCAGAACCAGTTAAAGCACAACAAGTAGCTGCAGTACCAGAACTTATTCCAGAGCCAGAAACTGCACAGGAGCCAGTATCAGTACCAGAACCAGTCCCAGAACCAGCTGCATCCCCAGAACCAGTGTCAGCCCCAGAACCAGTGTCCGccccagaaccagaaccagtcCCAGAACCAGCTGCAGCCCCAGAACCAGTCCCAGTCCCAGAACCAGCTGCAGCCCCAGAACCAGTGTCAGCCCCAGAACCAGTCCCAGAACCAGCTGCAGCCCCAGAACCTGTAGCTGTGCCTGATCCAGATCCTGTGGTCCAGTCTGAAGCGGTACCTGAAGCGGTCCCTGAGCCCGTGGCTGAACCAGAGAAGGTTGTGGAGGAGTCTTTACCCGAGCTGGTCCCTGGGTCGACAGAAGACCTGCCGGGCCCTGAACCTGCTGTAGAGGCCTCACAGgaacctgaaccagaacctgaaccGGAGACCGTCCTCAACAACG ACGTGGCTGCAGCTGAAGATAAAGTGAAGTTCACTCCAGGAAAGAAACAGAGCAAGTTTGAGACGCTGATGACCAAGGAGGAGATCGAGGAGGAGCAGAG GGTGCAACAGGAGCAGCTGGCGGCCATCTTCCTGCTGCTGAGGGAGAACCAGGAGGCGCTGGGGGAGGTGACGGAGGgagacatggaggagcagctgaagcTCTACTCCCTTTAA
- the si:ch73-366l1.5 gene encoding FILIA-N KH-like domain-containing protein isoform X3: MDLDPTVVIPAILFTVVAIYFASSLLSKKPDASSSSSSAGNKKPKVGYGDDIPPSRALGEQLRPEPEVSPRPEAPAPAVEDIGAAEKIQDVPVAQVKAVPEPVSAPEPVQEPVKEPETVPEAAKVPEPVTVSETVPEPVSEPEPAPEPVKVPETVPEPVKAQQVAAVPELIPEPETAQEPVSVPEPVPEPAASPEPVSAPEPVSAPEPEPVPEPAAAPEPVPVPEPAAAPEPVSAPEPVPEPAAAPEPVAVPDPDPVVQSEAVPEAVPEPVAEPEKVVEESLPELVPGSTEDLPGPEPAVEASQEPEPEPEPETVLNNDVAAAEDKVKFTPGKKQSKFETLMTKEEIEEEQS; this comes from the exons ATGGATCTGGACCCGACCGTCGTCATTCCCGCCATCCTTTTCACCGTCGTTGCCATTTATTTCGCTTCGTCGCTCCTCAGCAAGAAGCCcgacgcctcctcctcctcctcctcagccggGAACAAGAAGCCTAAAGTCGGCTACGGAGACGACATCCCTCCGTCCAGAGCTCTGGGAGAGCAGCTCCGACCCGAGCCTGAAGTCTCCCCGCGGCCAGAAGCTCCGGCTCCGGCTGTGGAGGACATCGGAGCCGCTGAGAAGATCCAGGACGTCCCGGTCGCACAAGTGAAG GCTGTCCCAGAACCAGTATCAGCACCAGAACCTGTCCAGGAACCAGTAAAAGAACCAGAAACTGTTCCAGAAGCAGCAAAAGTACCAGAACCTGTCACAGTATCAGAGACTGTTCCAGAACCAGTATCAGAGCCAGAACCTGCCCCAGAACCAGTAAAAGTACCAGAGACTGTTCCAGAACCAGTTAAAGCACAACAAGTAGCTGCAGTACCAGAACTTATTCCAGAGCCAGAAACTGCACAGGAGCCAGTATCAGTACCAGAACCAGTCCCAGAACCAGCTGCATCCCCAGAACCAGTGTCAGCCCCAGAACCAGTGTCCGccccagaaccagaaccagtcCCAGAACCAGCTGCAGCCCCAGAACCAGTCCCAGTCCCAGAACCAGCTGCAGCCCCAGAACCAGTGTCAGCCCCAGAACCAGTCCCAGAACCAGCTGCAGCCCCAGAACCTGTAGCTGTGCCTGATCCAGATCCTGTGGTCCAGTCTGAAGCGGTACCTGAAGCGGTCCCTGAGCCCGTGGCTGAACCAGAGAAGGTTGTGGAGGAGTCTTTACCCGAGCTGGTCCCTGGGTCGACAGAAGACCTGCCGGGCCCTGAACCTGCTGTAGAGGCCTCACAGgaacctgaaccagaacctgaaccGGAGACCGTCCTCAACAACG ACGTGGCTGCAGCTGAAGATAAAGTGAAGTTCACTCCAGGAAAGAAACAGAGCAAGTTTGAGACGCTGATGACCAAGGAGGAGATCGAGGAGGAGCAGAG ctga
- the si:ch73-366l1.5 gene encoding FILIA-N KH-like domain-containing protein isoform X2, whose product MDLDPTVVIPAILFTVVAIYFASSLLSKKPDASSSSSSAGNKKPKVGYGDDIPPSRALGEQLRPEPEVSPRPEAPAPAVEDIGAAEKIQDVPVAQVKAVPEPVSAPEPVQEPVKEPETVPEAAKVPEPVTVSETVPEPVSEPEPAPEPVKVPETVPEPVKAQQVAAVPELIPEPETAQEPVSVPEPVPEPAASPEPVSAPEPVSAPEPEPVPEPAAAPEPVPVPEPAAAPEPVSAPEPVPEPAAAPEPVAVPDPDPVVQSEAVPEAVPEPVAEPEKVVEESLPELVPGSTEDLPGPEPAVEASQEPEPEPEPETVLNNDVAAAEDKVKFTPGKKQSKFETLMTKEEIEEEQRVELTSDFTSL is encoded by the exons ATGGATCTGGACCCGACCGTCGTCATTCCCGCCATCCTTTTCACCGTCGTTGCCATTTATTTCGCTTCGTCGCTCCTCAGCAAGAAGCCcgacgcctcctcctcctcctcctcagccggGAACAAGAAGCCTAAAGTCGGCTACGGAGACGACATCCCTCCGTCCAGAGCTCTGGGAGAGCAGCTCCGACCCGAGCCTGAAGTCTCCCCGCGGCCAGAAGCTCCGGCTCCGGCTGTGGAGGACATCGGAGCCGCTGAGAAGATCCAGGACGTCCCGGTCGCACAAGTGAAG GCTGTCCCAGAACCAGTATCAGCACCAGAACCTGTCCAGGAACCAGTAAAAGAACCAGAAACTGTTCCAGAAGCAGCAAAAGTACCAGAACCTGTCACAGTATCAGAGACTGTTCCAGAACCAGTATCAGAGCCAGAACCTGCCCCAGAACCAGTAAAAGTACCAGAGACTGTTCCAGAACCAGTTAAAGCACAACAAGTAGCTGCAGTACCAGAACTTATTCCAGAGCCAGAAACTGCACAGGAGCCAGTATCAGTACCAGAACCAGTCCCAGAACCAGCTGCATCCCCAGAACCAGTGTCAGCCCCAGAACCAGTGTCCGccccagaaccagaaccagtcCCAGAACCAGCTGCAGCCCCAGAACCAGTCCCAGTCCCAGAACCAGCTGCAGCCCCAGAACCAGTGTCAGCCCCAGAACCAGTCCCAGAACCAGCTGCAGCCCCAGAACCTGTAGCTGTGCCTGATCCAGATCCTGTGGTCCAGTCTGAAGCGGTACCTGAAGCGGTCCCTGAGCCCGTGGCTGAACCAGAGAAGGTTGTGGAGGAGTCTTTACCCGAGCTGGTCCCTGGGTCGACAGAAGACCTGCCGGGCCCTGAACCTGCTGTAGAGGCCTCACAGgaacctgaaccagaacctgaaccGGAGACCGTCCTCAACAACG ACGTGGCTGCAGCTGAAGATAAAGTGAAGTTCACTCCAGGAAAGAAACAGAGCAAGTTTGAGACGCTGATGACCAAGGAGGAGATCGAGGAGGAGCAGAG GGTAGAGCTTACCTCAGACTTTACCTCTCTGTAA